TCACCACCGTGGCGCCCAGCGCGCGGGCGATGTCGGCGCTGCCGTCGGTGGAACCGTTGTCCACGACCAGGGCGCGCCACCCGGCCGGGATGCGGGCGAGGACCCAGGGCAGCGCCTCGGCCTCGTTCAGACAGGGAAGGACGACGTCCACGGAGGGGGGACCGGAGGCTGAATCTGATGAGTCTGCTGTCACGGGCTTCACCGTAGGAACCGGACGGCCGGGAAAGGGCGATCGACTCCTTACGAAACGCGGACGTCACCCCCACCGGGCGGTCCGGCCGCCCCGCCGGCGGCACGCCGGTGGGAGGCTGGGCGCATGAGCATGGACCCCCCTCTCCCGCGGATCCTCGTCGTGGACGACGACCCGACCGTCGCCGAGGTCGTCAGCGGCTACCTGCACCGCGCCGGATACGCCGTGGAGCAGGCCGCCGACGGCCCCGCCGCCCTGGCCCGCGCCGAGCGCCACCGGCCCGACCTGGTCGTCCTGGACCTGATGCTGCCGGGGATCGACGGGCTGGAGGTGTGCCGGCGGCTGCGCGCGAGCGGGCCCGTACCGGTGATCATGCTGACCGCGCGCGGCGACGAGGACGAGCGCATCGCCGGACTGGAGGTCGGCGCGGACGACTACGTCACCAAACCCTTCAGCCCGCGCGAACTCGTCCTGCGGGTCACCTCCGTCCTGCGGCGCAGCCGCGCGGCCGAACGGGCCCAGGGTCCGGCCGCGGTCGCCGCCCCGCCGGTGCTCACGGGCGCCGGTCTGGCGCTCGACCCGGCCACGCACCGGGCCACCAAGCACGGGACCGAGCTGGCCCTGACCCTGCGCGAATTCGATCTGCTGGCCCACTTCCTGCGCCACCCCGGGCGGGCGATCGGCCGCGAGGACCTGATGCGGGAGGTGTGGGGCTGGGACTTCGGGGACCTGTCCACGGTCACCGTGCACGTACGGCGGCTGCGGGCGAAGATCGAGGACGATCCCGGCAGCCCCCGGCTCATCCAGACCGTGTGGGGCGTGGGCTACCGTTTCGACGCCGGGCCGGACGGGTCCGTCGGCGGTCCGCGGGAGTCGGTATGAAGGACGGGTCGGTATGAAGGACACGGCGCTCATCGCGCTCTTCGCCCTCGGCGGGGCGGCCTGCGCCGGGCTCGTCGGCGCGGCCGTGCTGCGGCTGGTCCGCCACCGCTCGGTGACCGTGTCCCTGACCGTGGTCGGCGCCGTCACGGTCACCGCGATGCTCGCCGGTACGCTCGCGGTCGCGCAGGCGATGTTCCTGTCCCGGCACGACCTGGGCGTGGTCACCCTGGTCGCCGCGATGGCCGCCGTCGTCTCCCTGGCCACCGCGCTCGTCCTGGGCCGCTGGGTGGTCGCCCGCAGCCGTGAACTCTCGCTGGCTGCACGGGACTTCGGAGACGGCGGCAGCTTCGCGGCGCCGCCCGGCCAGGCCACCGCCGAACTGGCCGGACTTTCGCGCGAGCTGGCGGCGACGAGCGCCAAACTGGCTGCCTCGCGGGAACGGGAACGCGCCCTGGAGACCTCCCGGCGCGAGCTGGTCGCCTGGATCTCGCACGACCTGCGGACCCCGCTGGCCGGACTGCGGGCCATGTCCGAGGCGCTGGAGGACGGCATGGCCGTCGACCCGGCGCGCTACCACCGGCAGATCCGCACCGAGGTGGAGCGGCTCAACTCCATGGTCGGCGACCTCTTCGAACTGTCCCGCATCCATGCCGGGGCGCTGGCCCTGACCCCGAGCCGGATGTCGGCCTACGACCTGGTCGGGGACGCGCTGTCCGGGGTGGACCCGCTGGCGCGGGAACACGGGGTGCGGCTGGTGGGGGAGGGCGTG
This is a stretch of genomic DNA from Streptomyces sp. NBC_00536. It encodes these proteins:
- a CDS encoding response regulator transcription factor, yielding MSMDPPLPRILVVDDDPTVAEVVSGYLHRAGYAVEQAADGPAALARAERHRPDLVVLDLMLPGIDGLEVCRRLRASGPVPVIMLTARGDEDERIAGLEVGADDYVTKPFSPRELVLRVTSVLRRSRAAERAQGPAAVAAPPVLTGAGLALDPATHRATKHGTELALTLREFDLLAHFLRHPGRAIGREDLMREVWGWDFGDLSTVTVHVRRLRAKIEDDPGSPRLIQTVWGVGYRFDAGPDGSVGGPRESV
- a CDS encoding sensor histidine kinase → MKDTALIALFALGGAACAGLVGAAVLRLVRHRSVTVSLTVVGAVTVTAMLAGTLAVAQAMFLSRHDLGVVTLVAAMAAVVSLATALVLGRWVVARSRELSLAARDFGDGGSFAAPPGQATAELAGLSRELAATSAKLAASRERERALETSRRELVAWISHDLRTPLAGLRAMSEALEDGMAVDPARYHRQIRTEVERLNSMVGDLFELSRIHAGALALTPSRMSAYDLVGDALSGVDPLAREHGVRLVGEGVQRVPVEVDGKEMTRVLANLLINAIRHTPADGTVAVAAERRGDGVVLSVTDGCGGIPAEDLSRVFDTGWRGTAARTPPAGAGPVPPAGAGLGLAIVRGIVEAHAGRTEVRNVPGGCRFEVTLPVPVPVR